One segment of Triticum aestivum cultivar Chinese Spring chromosome 2A, IWGSC CS RefSeq v2.1, whole genome shotgun sequence DNA contains the following:
- the LOC123189548 gene encoding cyclin-T1-3, giving the protein MDIMQTSDSSHHGIVENSPYTTPYDRRVEGDQLGASWYFSRKEIEENSLSRRDGIDLKKESYLRKSYCTFLQDFGMRLKVPQVTIATAIVFCHRFFLRQSHAKNDRQTIATVCMFLAGKVEETPRPLKDVVLISYEIIHKKDPAAVARIKQKEVYEQQKELLLIGERLVLVTLGFDMNVHHPYKPLVEAIKKFKVAQNALAQVAWNFVNDGLRTSLCLQFKPHHIAAGAIFLAAKFLKVKLPADGEKVWWQEFDVTPRQLEEVSNQMLELYEQNRVGPPPSQGNDTEGSSASVVNQHAPVKSEEPPAHETHQAPRQSSVPGRHGHDHPQPEKQNSNQRIPKSEARDGTTNSNEGTNMSSSMMDAMKKIDKDKVKAALEKRRKSKGDAGRKVDVMDDDDLIERELEHGVELAAEDEKKHDRRQSWPHPAHREDHQNTARKAENTEEGELSLDGQEYRSPGPDNRKRKDAHEHRSNDRSAERDIKRPRP; this is encoded by the exons ATGGATATCATGCAGACTAGTGATTCTTCACATCATGGAATTGTAGAGAACAGCCCTTATACAACTCCCTATGATAGACGTGTGGAAGGTGATCAACTTGGTGCTTCGTGGTATTTTAGTAGAAAAGAAATAGAAGAGAATTCCCTTTCAAGGAGAGATGGTATTGATTTAAAGAAGGAGTCTTACCTTCGCAAGTCATACTGCACTTTCCTTCAGGATTTCGGGATGAGGCTTAAAGT GCCCCAAGTAACAATTGCTACAGCTATAGTATTTTGTCATCGTTTTTTCCTTCGTCAATCTCATGCCAAAAATGACAGACAG ACAATAGCCACAGTTTGCATGTTCTTGGCGGGTAAAGTTGAAGAAACACCTAGACCCCTGAAGGATGTCGTACTCATCTCTTATGAGATCATCCACAAAAAGGATCCTGCTGCAGTCGCCCGAATTAAGCAGAAG GAAGTGTATGAACAACAGAAGGAACTTCTTTTGATCGGGGAGCGCCTTGTGCttgtaacacttggttttgacatGAATGTGCACCACCCTTACAAGCCTTTGGTTGAAGCAATAAAAAAATTCAAGGTTGCTCAAAATGCACTTGCTCAAGTTGCCTGGAATTTTGTCAATGATGG GCTACGCACTTCGCTTTGCCTGCAATTTAAGCCCCATCATATTGCTGCCGGCGCAATCTTCCTTGCTGCAAAGTTCCTCAAAGTCAAGCTTCCAGCAGACGGGGAAAAGGTCTGGTGGCAAGAGTTTGATGTAACTCCACGTCAGTTGGAAG AGGTTAGCAACCAAATGTTGGAGCTCTACGAGCAGAACCGTGTTGGACCACCACCTTCACAAGGGAATGACACCGAAGGCAGCTCTGCAAGTGTGGTTAATCAGCATGCTCCTGTGAAATCTGAGGAGCCTCCTGCCCATGAAACTCATCAAGCACCTAGACAGTCGAGCGTACCAGGCCGTCATGGGCATGACCACCCTCAGCCTGAAAAGCAGAACTCAAACCAGAGGATACCCAAGAGTGAAGCAAGGGATGGCACTACCAACAGCAATGAAGGCACAAATATGTCCTCATCAATGATGGATGCGATGAAAAAGATAGATAAGGATAAGGTGAAAGCTGCGCTGGAGAAACGGAGGAAGTCGAAAGGCGATGCTGGTAGGAAAGTGGACGTCATGGATGATGATGACCTGATTGAGAGGGAGCTGGAACATGGCGTGGAGTTGGCTGCCGAGGACGAGAAAAAACACGACAGAAGGCAGAGCTGGCCCCACCCCGCGCACCGGGAGGATCACCAGAACACGGCTCGCAAGGCGGAGAACACCGAAGAGGGCGAGCTGTCCCTGGATGGCCAGGAATACCGCTCTCCTGGCCCCGACAACCGGAAGAGGAAGGACGCGCACGAGCACAGGAGCAATGACCGCAGCGCCGAGAGAGACATCAAGAGGCCGAGGCCATGA